A section of the Kribbella sp. HUAS MG21 genome encodes:
- a CDS encoding branched-chain amino acid ABC transporter permease — MSTSHGRPLLYLSYKQDMALLNTSAKRVWTVVLAVVAVALPFLLTDDILVVLATACVASIGAIGLNLVTGYAGQVSLGHAFFLAIGAYTAAALSGDPDSTRLIGFGITSLPVWLLASGLVAGLAGLIVAPLAARLRGLYLAVVTLGLVFIGEHVFKHWRELTGGVGVGRPAAVPELFGFQFAVDGATFTKAQKLYLLMLVLLVIFGVLARNLVRSRIGRALAAVRDRDLAAEVIGVDVTRYKMIAFAASSFYAGVAGALLYVMIGFVEPGSFNLGMSVQYIAMVLIGGVATISGSVLGALFITLLPRVTRELPAVLPFISASSTAGGITVFQVETILYGLLIIGFLIFEPRGLFGIWIRVRTYWKSWPFSH; from the coding sequence ATGAGCACCTCACACGGAAGGCCTCTGCTCTACCTGTCCTACAAGCAGGACATGGCGTTGCTCAACACGTCCGCGAAGCGGGTGTGGACGGTGGTGCTTGCGGTGGTGGCGGTGGCGTTGCCGTTTCTGTTGACTGACGACATTCTCGTCGTGCTCGCGACGGCCTGTGTGGCGTCGATCGGGGCTATCGGGTTGAACCTCGTCACGGGGTACGCCGGTCAGGTTTCGCTCGGGCATGCGTTCTTCCTGGCGATCGGGGCGTACACGGCGGCGGCGTTGTCGGGGGATCCGGACAGCACCCGGTTGATCGGGTTCGGGATCACCTCGCTGCCGGTCTGGTTGCTCGCGTCCGGGCTGGTCGCGGGGCTGGCGGGGTTGATCGTCGCGCCGTTGGCGGCCCGGTTGCGAGGTCTGTACCTCGCCGTGGTCACGCTCGGGCTCGTGTTCATCGGGGAGCACGTGTTCAAGCACTGGCGCGAGCTGACCGGAGGCGTCGGCGTCGGGCGGCCGGCCGCCGTACCGGAGTTGTTCGGGTTCCAGTTCGCGGTGGACGGGGCGACCTTCACCAAGGCGCAGAAGCTGTATCTGCTGATGCTCGTGCTGCTGGTGATCTTCGGGGTGCTGGCCCGCAACCTCGTCCGGTCGCGGATCGGCCGGGCGCTGGCCGCGGTCCGGGACCGGGATCTGGCCGCCGAGGTGATCGGGGTCGACGTGACCCGGTACAAGATGATCGCGTTCGCGGCGTCGTCGTTCTACGCCGGCGTCGCGGGCGCGCTGCTGTACGTGATGATCGGCTTCGTCGAGCCGGGGTCGTTCAACCTCGGGATGTCGGTGCAGTACATCGCGATGGTGCTGATCGGCGGTGTCGCGACGATCTCCGGATCGGTGCTCGGCGCGCTGTTCATCACCCTGCTGCCGCGGGTCACCCGCGAGCTCCCGGCCGTGCTGCCGTTCATCAGCGCCAGCTCGACGGCCGGGGGCATCACGGTCTTCCAGGTCGAGACGATCCTCTACGGCCTGTTGATCATCGGCTTCCTGATCTTCGAGCCACGGGGGCTGTTCGGGATCTGGATCAGGGTCCGCACTTACTGGAAGTCGTGGCCGTTCTCGCACTGA
- a CDS encoding transposase: MSRFRMCPTPAQHAALLEQCRQARIVWNLALEQWSMWTPDKGPTPGYAEQARQLTEARREFGWLRAGSQTVQQQALRDFAQAVKYFFAGTHRRPTWRKAGKHEGFRIVGPQASRVIKLNRKWAEVLVPKVGWVRFRLSRRIPDAKSYRITCDRAGRWHLAFAAIPPPIPAPGSGEVVGVDRGVSVSAALSTGELLICPGLADREQKRLKHLQRRLARCDRNSNRRRRVKAAIAKLHARAVDRRTDWVEKVSTHLARRFDLIRVEGLRVAQLTRRPKPKPDADRPGAYLPNGRRAKSGLNRGILANGWGLLVQRLRQKAPGRVEGVDPAYTSQTCSVCGHRAAENRESQAVFRCAACGHRGNADVNAAVNIAAGRAVSARRETPVRVSLKREPQHATSA; encoded by the coding sequence ATGTCCCGGTTCCGGATGTGCCCGACTCCGGCGCAGCACGCGGCGTTGCTGGAGCAGTGCAGGCAAGCCCGGATCGTGTGGAATCTGGCGCTCGAGCAGTGGTCGATGTGGACTCCCGACAAGGGCCCGACGCCTGGGTACGCCGAGCAGGCCCGCCAACTGACCGAAGCACGTCGCGAGTTCGGGTGGCTCCGCGCAGGATCGCAGACCGTGCAGCAACAAGCCCTGCGTGACTTCGCCCAAGCCGTCAAGTACTTCTTCGCCGGCACCCATCGACGGCCGACCTGGCGCAAGGCCGGGAAGCACGAAGGCTTCCGCATCGTCGGCCCGCAGGCGTCCCGAGTGATCAAGTTGAACCGCAAGTGGGCTGAGGTGCTGGTCCCCAAGGTCGGCTGGGTACGGTTCCGCCTGTCTCGCCGGATTCCCGACGCGAAGTCGTACCGCATCACTTGCGACCGAGCGGGTCGCTGGCACCTCGCGTTCGCCGCCATCCCGCCGCCGATCCCCGCACCCGGTTCCGGTGAGGTCGTCGGCGTGGACCGCGGCGTCTCGGTGTCCGCCGCTCTGTCCACCGGCGAACTCCTGATCTGCCCCGGGCTGGCAGACCGCGAACAGAAACGGCTCAAACACCTGCAACGCCGCCTCGCGCGCTGCGATCGCAACTCCAACCGACGCCGGCGGGTGAAGGCCGCGATCGCCAAACTGCACGCCCGCGCCGTCGACCGCCGCACGGACTGGGTGGAGAAGGTCAGCACCCACCTCGCCCGCCGGTTCGATCTGATCCGCGTGGAGGGCCTGCGGGTGGCGCAGCTGACTCGACGACCCAAGCCCAAGCCTGACGCCGATCGGCCAGGGGCGTATCTGCCGAACGGTCGCCGCGCCAAGAGCGGACTCAACCGGGGCATCCTGGCCAACGGCTGGGGACTGCTCGTCCAGCGCCTGCGACAGAAGGCCCCCGGGCGGGTCGAAGGAGTCGACCCGGCGTACACGTCGCAGACCTGCAGCGTCTGTGGGCACCGCGCAGCCGAGAACCGCGAGAGCCAAGCGGTGTTCCGGTGCGCGGCCTGCGGGCATCGGGGCAACGCGGACGTGAACGCGGCAGTGAACATCGCGGCCGGACGGGCCGTCAGCGCACGCCGAGAGACGCCCGTACGGGTCTCGTTGAAGCGTGAACCTCAACACGCTACCTCCGCGTAG
- the hisB gene encoding imidazoleglycerol-phosphate dehydratase HisB codes for MTRTARIDRETSESKVLVELNVDGEGRADISTGVGFYDHMLNALAKHALLDLHVNTVGDLEIDAHHTVEDTAIGIGQALKEALGDKRGIRRFGDATVPLDEALVHCTVDLSGRPYCVHTGEPEGQVYAIIGGDYAGSLTQHVFETLAFNAAICIHIRVLSGRDPHHIVEAQFKAFARALRAAAELDPRQPGIPSTKGAL; via the coding sequence ATGACGCGCACTGCCCGGATCGATCGGGAGACCAGCGAGTCCAAGGTTCTCGTCGAGCTGAACGTCGACGGCGAGGGCCGGGCCGACATCTCGACGGGGGTCGGGTTCTACGACCACATGCTCAACGCGCTGGCCAAGCACGCGCTGCTCGACCTGCACGTGAACACGGTCGGCGACCTCGAGATCGACGCCCACCACACGGTCGAGGACACCGCGATCGGCATCGGCCAGGCGCTGAAGGAGGCGCTCGGCGACAAGCGCGGGATCCGCCGGTTCGGCGACGCGACCGTGCCGCTCGACGAGGCGCTCGTGCACTGCACGGTTGACCTGTCCGGCCGGCCGTACTGCGTGCACACCGGCGAGCCGGAGGGCCAGGTCTACGCGATCATCGGCGGCGACTACGCCGGCTCGCTGACCCAGCACGTGTTCGAGACGCTTGCGTTCAACGCCGCGATCTGCATCCACATCCGGGTGCTGTCCGGCCGCGACCCGCACCACATCGTCGAGGCGCAGTTCAAGGCCTTCGCCCGGGCGCTCCGGGCGGCCGCCGAGCTGGACCCGCGGCAGCCGGGCATCCCGTCCACGAAGGGCGCGCTGTGA
- the hisH gene encoding imidazole glycerol phosphate synthase subunit HisH, whose amino-acid sequence MTKKVVLLDYGSGNIRSGERALRRVGADVTVTADFDAACNADGLLVPGVGAFEACMTGLKAVRGDVAVDRRLTGGRPVLGICVGMQILFARGIEHGVETEGCDQWPGTVERLRPEGAEPVPHMGWNTVDVPVGTALFDGLEKERFYFVHSYGVHTWELTDTRESVTPLVTWTTYGGDKFVAAVENGPLSATQFHPEKSGDAGATLLENWVRSL is encoded by the coding sequence GTGACCAAGAAGGTCGTGTTGCTGGACTACGGCTCGGGCAACATCCGCTCGGGCGAGCGCGCGCTGCGCCGGGTCGGCGCGGACGTCACGGTGACCGCGGACTTCGACGCTGCCTGCAACGCCGACGGCCTGCTCGTGCCGGGTGTGGGCGCCTTCGAGGCCTGCATGACCGGGCTGAAGGCGGTCCGCGGCGATGTCGCTGTCGACCGTCGGCTGACCGGTGGCCGTCCGGTGCTCGGGATCTGCGTGGGGATGCAGATCCTGTTCGCTCGCGGCATCGAGCACGGCGTCGAGACCGAGGGCTGCGACCAGTGGCCCGGCACGGTCGAGCGCCTGCGGCCCGAAGGCGCCGAGCCGGTGCCGCACATGGGCTGGAACACCGTCGACGTACCGGTCGGCACCGCGCTGTTCGACGGCCTCGAGAAGGAGCGCTTCTACTTCGTGCACTCGTACGGCGTGCACACCTGGGAGCTGACCGACACGCGCGAGTCCGTCACGCCGCTCGTCACGTGGACGACGTACGGCGGGGACAAGTTCGTCGCCGCGGTCGAGAACGGGCCGCTGTCCGCCACCCAGTTCCACCCCGAGAAGTCCGGCGACGCCGGCGCGACCCTGCTCGAGAACTGGGTCCGCTCGCTGTAA
- a CDS encoding AMP-binding protein has translation MSATIATRVRDRAVTTPDVIALREKDLGVWQQVSWTQYWDTAALVGHALIALGVEPGDRVAIHSENRREWLYTDVGTVAVRAATVGLYPTNPVAEVGYLLRHSGAKVLIAEDQEQVDKALAIDDLPDLRHIVYVEPRGIRYRYDDPRLIAWPDFLAIGQRHREANPDAVTQRMAAARSDDVVTLIYTSGTTGPPKGVMLTAANVDFAIQELVERGGFTAPPPSPRDSVLSYLPLCHVAERIFSGWFGAGAGVCVHFAESIETVATNLHEVQPTVLFGVPRIWEKIAAGVQIRVESADPVKRLIGGYWLRRADWIGGVLAAHDGRHTAASRAVYAIGWLFCYRALKDRVGLREVRYAASGAAPIAPEVLRFFMGLGVPMHEVYGMTENTAVATANRPGRIKVGTVGEPHEGVEVKVDEATGEILTRHPGTFAGYWQDPEATAKVIDPDGWLHTGDVGEWVDGTHLRITDRMKDIIITAGGKNVAPSEIENALKASPYIKEAVVIGDRRKFLTALIGIEPDTVGHWAQVHRLPYSTYGDLSAKPEVVALVQGVVDEVNARFATVEQVRSFRLLPKLLDHEDGELTATQKVKRKAVADTFAELVDSMYAGGAR, from the coding sequence ATGAGCGCGACCATCGCCACCAGGGTCCGGGACCGCGCGGTAACGACGCCGGACGTGATCGCCTTGCGCGAAAAGGATCTGGGTGTCTGGCAGCAGGTCAGCTGGACGCAGTACTGGGACACCGCCGCGCTCGTCGGCCACGCGTTGATTGCCCTCGGCGTCGAGCCGGGCGACCGGGTGGCGATCCACTCGGAGAACCGCCGCGAGTGGCTCTACACCGACGTCGGCACGGTCGCCGTCCGCGCCGCCACGGTCGGCCTGTACCCGACCAACCCGGTCGCCGAGGTCGGCTACCTGTTGCGGCACTCGGGCGCGAAGGTGCTGATCGCCGAGGACCAGGAGCAGGTTGACAAGGCGCTCGCGATCGACGACCTGCCCGACCTCCGGCACATCGTGTACGTCGAACCGCGCGGCATCCGCTACCGGTACGACGACCCGCGGCTGATCGCGTGGCCCGACTTCCTCGCCATCGGCCAGCGGCACCGCGAGGCGAACCCGGACGCGGTCACGCAGCGGATGGCGGCGGCCCGCTCCGACGACGTGGTCACGCTGATCTACACCTCCGGCACCACCGGCCCGCCGAAGGGCGTGATGCTGACCGCCGCGAACGTCGACTTCGCGATCCAGGAGCTGGTCGAGCGCGGCGGCTTCACCGCGCCGCCGCCGTCACCGCGCGACAGCGTGCTGTCCTACCTGCCGCTGTGCCACGTGGCCGAGCGGATCTTCAGCGGCTGGTTCGGCGCCGGTGCCGGCGTCTGCGTGCACTTCGCCGAGTCGATCGAGACCGTCGCCACCAACCTGCACGAGGTCCAGCCGACGGTCCTGTTCGGCGTCCCGCGGATCTGGGAGAAGATCGCGGCCGGCGTCCAGATCCGGGTCGAGTCCGCGGACCCGGTCAAGCGGCTGATCGGCGGCTACTGGCTGCGCCGCGCGGACTGGATCGGCGGTGTCCTCGCCGCCCACGACGGACGTCATACGGCGGCGTCCCGCGCGGTCTACGCGATCGGCTGGCTGTTCTGCTACCGCGCGCTGAAGGACCGGGTCGGCCTGCGCGAGGTCCGCTACGCGGCCTCCGGCGCCGCGCCGATCGCGCCCGAGGTACTGCGGTTCTTCATGGGCCTCGGGGTGCCGATGCACGAGGTCTACGGGATGACCGAGAACACCGCCGTGGCGACGGCGAACCGGCCGGGCCGGATCAAGGTCGGTACCGTTGGTGAGCCCCACGAGGGTGTCGAGGTGAAGGTCGACGAGGCCACCGGCGAGATCCTCACCCGGCACCCGGGCACCTTCGCCGGCTACTGGCAGGATCCCGAGGCGACCGCGAAGGTGATCGACCCCGACGGCTGGCTGCACACCGGCGACGTGGGCGAGTGGGTCGACGGCACGCACCTGCGGATCACCGACCGGATGAAGGACATCATCATCACCGCGGGCGGCAAGAACGTCGCGCCGTCGGAGATCGAGAACGCGCTCAAGGCGTCGCCGTACATCAAGGAAGCCGTCGTGATCGGCGACCGGCGGAAGTTCCTGACCGCGTTGATCGGGATCGAACCGGACACCGTCGGCCACTGGGCGCAGGTGCACCGGCTGCCGTACTCGACGTACGGCGACCTGTCCGCGAAACCGGAGGTGGTCGCGCTGGTGCAGGGCGTCGTGGACGAGGTGAACGCGCGGTTCGCCACCGTCGAGCAGGTGCGCTCGTTCCGGCTGCTGCCGAAGCTCCTGGACCACGAGGACGGCGAACTCACCGCGACCCAGAAGGTGAAGCGCAAGGCGGTCGCCGACACGTTCGCCGAGCTGGTCGACTCGATGTACGCCGGAGGTGCGCGGTGA
- a CDS encoding ABC transporter ATP-binding protein translates to MLAVKNLEVVYDDVMLVLRGVGLEVPQGRIVALLGANGAGKSTLLRALSGLLDVHEGEVRRGSITLDGEPIHTYGASRVAALGIKQVMEGRRILADLTVEENLRIGGHVSPRAIRQNLDRTYQLFPVLADRRRKPAGYLSGGEQQMLAIGRALMSDPKYLLLDEPSLGLAPMIVQQIRDVIVEINQHGTTVLLVEQNAAMALSIAEHGYVLENGAMVMDKPAADLLADGDVREFYLGLGAEGSAKSFRDVKHYRRRKRWLS, encoded by the coding sequence ATGCTGGCGGTGAAGAACCTCGAGGTCGTCTACGACGACGTGATGCTGGTCCTGCGGGGGGTCGGGCTGGAGGTCCCGCAGGGGCGGATCGTCGCCCTGCTGGGGGCGAACGGCGCCGGCAAGTCGACGCTGCTGCGCGCGCTGTCCGGGCTGCTCGACGTGCACGAGGGCGAGGTCCGGCGCGGCTCGATCACGCTCGACGGTGAGCCGATCCACACGTACGGCGCCAGCCGGGTCGCGGCGCTGGGCATCAAGCAGGTGATGGAGGGCCGGCGGATCCTCGCCGACCTGACCGTCGAGGAGAACCTGCGGATCGGCGGGCACGTCAGCCCGCGCGCGATCCGGCAGAACCTGGACCGGACGTACCAGCTGTTCCCGGTGCTGGCCGACCGGCGCCGCAAGCCGGCCGGTTACCTGTCCGGCGGCGAGCAGCAGATGCTGGCGATCGGCCGCGCGCTGATGTCCGATCCGAAGTACCTGCTGCTGGACGAGCCGAGTCTCGGCCTGGCGCCGATGATCGTGCAGCAGATCCGGGACGTGATCGTCGAGATCAACCAGCACGGCACGACGGTGCTGCTGGTCGAGCAGAACGCGGCGATGGCGCTGTCGATCGCCGAGCACGGATACGTGCTGGAGAACGGCGCGATGGTGATGGACAAACCCGCCGCGGACCTGCTCGCGGACGGCGACGTCCGGGAGTTCTACCTGGGTCTCGGCGCGGAAGGTTCGGCGAAGTCCTTCCGCGACGTGAAGCACTACCGCCGCCGGAAGCGGTGGTTGTCGTGA
- a CDS encoding alkaline phosphatase PhoX, with protein MSVEQNPLSRRQFVARAAAAGVAVSVAGSVEALYTAQPALGTSGPKLGYGPLIEDPNGMLDLPRGFSYKVVSREGTVRPDGLKTPSRFDGMGTFPDRAGGNRLVRNHECSPTATIKVVAPPERTYDPAAAGGTSTVVVNRHNEPTQEFVSLGGSAINCSGGITPWRTWLTCEETEDKAGTRGYTKDHGFIFEVDPYDDRRNVNPTPLTAMGRFQHEAVAIDPATGIVYETEDAFVAPLGGFYRFLPNRPRGGWGSLRAGGELQAMHIPDLPDLSVVQEAGTEFHGVQWLKVPDPLATTESVRSQDYPKPITGGYKLEGCWWGTLDRCVYFVSSFARTELGPKVDHDGQVWRYDPRKHTLRLEVIFTRPKPGSDDPEFDAPDNITMSPYGGLMMCEDGLGEQHILGTTEDGEVFKFARNRVNTGTPEEPSYGELAGAGFSADGRTMFFNVYSPGITYAITGPWRRRR; from the coding sequence GTGTCCGTTGAACAGAATCCCCTGTCCCGGCGGCAATTCGTCGCCCGAGCGGCCGCGGCCGGCGTCGCGGTCAGCGTCGCCGGGTCCGTCGAGGCGCTCTACACCGCCCAGCCGGCGCTCGGCACCTCCGGCCCGAAGCTCGGGTACGGCCCGTTGATCGAGGACCCGAACGGCATGCTCGACCTGCCGCGCGGGTTCAGCTACAAGGTCGTGTCCCGCGAGGGCACGGTCCGGCCGGACGGCCTGAAGACCCCGAGCCGGTTCGACGGGATGGGCACCTTCCCGGACCGAGCCGGCGGCAACCGGCTGGTCCGCAACCACGAGTGCAGCCCGACCGCGACGATCAAGGTCGTCGCGCCGCCGGAGCGCACGTACGACCCGGCCGCGGCCGGCGGCACCAGCACGGTCGTCGTGAACCGGCACAACGAGCCCACCCAGGAGTTCGTCAGCCTCGGCGGCTCCGCGATCAACTGCTCCGGCGGCATCACGCCGTGGCGCACCTGGCTGACCTGCGAGGAGACCGAGGACAAGGCCGGCACCCGCGGCTACACCAAGGACCACGGGTTCATCTTCGAGGTCGACCCGTACGACGACCGCCGGAACGTGAACCCGACGCCGCTGACCGCGATGGGCCGCTTCCAGCACGAGGCGGTCGCGATCGACCCGGCGACCGGGATCGTGTACGAGACCGAGGACGCGTTCGTGGCGCCGCTCGGCGGGTTCTACCGGTTCCTCCCCAACCGGCCGCGGGGCGGCTGGGGCAGCCTGCGGGCCGGCGGCGAGCTGCAGGCGATGCACATCCCGGACCTGCCCGACCTGTCCGTCGTGCAGGAGGCCGGCACCGAGTTCCACGGGGTGCAGTGGCTCAAGGTCCCGGACCCGCTCGCCACGACCGAGTCGGTGCGCTCGCAGGACTACCCGAAGCCGATCACCGGCGGCTACAAGCTCGAGGGCTGCTGGTGGGGCACGCTGGACCGCTGCGTGTACTTCGTCTCGTCGTTCGCGCGCACCGAGCTCGGCCCGAAGGTCGACCACGACGGCCAGGTGTGGCGGTACGACCCGCGCAAGCACACGCTCCGGCTCGAGGTGATCTTCACCCGCCCGAAGCCGGGCTCCGACGACCCCGAGTTCGATGCCCCGGACAACATCACGATGTCGCCGTACGGCGGGCTGATGATGTGCGAGGACGGGCTGGGGGAGCAGCACATCCTCGGTACCACCGAGGACGGCGAGGTCTTCAAGTTCGCCCGGAACCGGGTCAACACCGGCACCCCGGAGGAGCCGTCGTACGGCGAACTGGCGGGCGCCGGGTTCTCCGCCGACGGCCGGACGATGTTCTTCAACGTCTACAGCCCCGGCATCACGTACGCGATCACCGGCCCCTGGCGCCGGAGGCGCTGA
- a CDS encoding branched-chain amino acid ABC transporter permease codes for MNEFVATVVRGLGNGSIYALLALGFVIVYKSMRVISFAQPAFMMAGALLVGYLVLEMNFFLAVLVALLLTALLGAGVERLALRPMIGKPVFVIAIITLGVDIVIRTVVNSFIGLDIRQMGDPWGLKQVDVLGARIDQRHLATLVTTLLVVAALFAFYRWSRTGLAMRAAASDQEVALAQGVSVGRVFSLSWALAAALAGLAGVFLSTGIGLEQNLWLTALKALPVIILGGLDSLGGAVIAGLSIGVVEALVGSYGDDLHPVFGGDFFLVVPYLLMLLVLLLKPYGLFGTREVERI; via the coding sequence GTGAACGAGTTCGTCGCCACCGTCGTCCGCGGGCTCGGCAACGGGTCGATCTACGCCCTGCTGGCGCTCGGTTTCGTGATCGTCTACAAGTCGATGCGGGTGATCAGCTTCGCCCAGCCGGCGTTCATGATGGCCGGCGCGCTGCTGGTCGGCTACCTGGTGCTGGAGATGAACTTCTTCCTCGCCGTGCTGGTCGCGCTGCTGCTGACCGCGCTGCTCGGCGCCGGGGTGGAACGGCTCGCGCTGCGGCCGATGATCGGCAAGCCGGTGTTCGTGATCGCGATCATCACGCTCGGCGTCGACATCGTGATCCGCACGGTCGTGAACTCGTTCATCGGCCTGGACATCCGCCAGATGGGCGATCCGTGGGGGCTGAAGCAGGTCGACGTACTCGGGGCGCGGATCGACCAACGGCACCTGGCAACGCTCGTGACGACGCTGCTCGTGGTGGCCGCGCTCTTCGCCTTCTACCGCTGGTCGCGGACCGGGCTGGCGATGCGCGCGGCAGCGTCGGACCAGGAGGTCGCGCTCGCCCAAGGCGTCTCGGTAGGCCGGGTGTTCTCCCTGTCGTGGGCACTCGCCGCCGCCCTCGCGGGGTTGGCCGGCGTCTTCCTGTCGACCGGTATCGGGCTCGAGCAGAACCTCTGGCTGACCGCGCTGAAGGCGCTACCGGTAATCATCCTCGGCGGCCTCGACTCACTGGGCGGCGCGGTGATCGCCGGCCTGTCCATCGGCGTGGTCGAAGCACTAGTCGGCAGCTACGGCGACGACCTCCACCCCGTCTTCGGCGGCGACTTCTTCCTGGTCGTCCCGTACCTGCTGATGCTCCTCGTCCTCCTGCTCAAACCATACGGCCTGTTCGGCACCAGAGAGGTGGAGCGCATTTGA
- a CDS encoding ABC transporter substrate-binding protein, with the protein MSVHRGIAVAVVAALVLVAGCRNEAPEAQQGSSGVKFDVGVTSEPCPAAVDKSKGCIYLGSISDLTEGPFKALGVPITESQKAFWKRVNEAGGIGAFEVDVTKYTKDNKYNPQIHNEVYAEIKPDVLGLAQTLGSPTTAAILGDLKSSGTIGVPASWTSAWAFEDVILESGTNYCFESMNSVDFAVETLKPKSVAAVHFPGDYGDDAAAGTKLAAEANKLTFTDIPTAPGQENQGAAVQKLLAAKPDLVILTTGPTEAATIVGGAAQNGFKGQFIGTSPTWNPALLKSPAAPALTALYRQSGPWAPYGADTPGHKALAESIDQAMFKAAPNDGYTAGWVWSYPLKAALQKAVDAKDLTRAGLLNAVKSLETVDYEGMLPAEAGRFSGEPNERVFRGSIISKVDPSAPTGVTVERNFFTGKTAQAHEFTKPCYQ; encoded by the coding sequence ATGAGCGTGCACAGAGGAATCGCCGTCGCCGTCGTGGCGGCGCTGGTACTGGTCGCGGGGTGCCGCAACGAGGCCCCGGAGGCCCAGCAGGGCAGTTCGGGGGTCAAGTTCGACGTCGGGGTCACCTCCGAGCCGTGCCCGGCGGCGGTGGACAAGTCCAAGGGCTGCATCTACCTGGGCTCGATCTCGGACCTCACCGAGGGCCCGTTCAAGGCGCTCGGGGTGCCGATCACCGAGAGCCAGAAGGCGTTCTGGAAGCGGGTCAACGAGGCAGGCGGCATCGGGGCCTTCGAGGTCGACGTCACGAAGTACACCAAGGACAACAAGTACAACCCGCAGATCCACAACGAGGTGTACGCCGAGATCAAGCCGGACGTGCTCGGACTCGCGCAGACCCTCGGCTCGCCGACCACCGCGGCGATCCTCGGCGACCTCAAGTCCAGCGGCACGATCGGCGTTCCGGCGTCCTGGACGTCGGCGTGGGCGTTCGAGGACGTGATCCTGGAGTCCGGGACGAACTACTGCTTCGAGTCGATGAACTCGGTCGACTTCGCGGTCGAGACGCTGAAGCCGAAGAGCGTCGCCGCGGTGCACTTCCCGGGCGACTACGGCGACGACGCGGCGGCCGGCACGAAGCTCGCGGCCGAGGCGAACAAGCTGACGTTCACCGACATCCCGACCGCGCCGGGGCAGGAGAACCAGGGCGCCGCGGTCCAGAAGCTGCTCGCGGCCAAGCCGGACCTGGTGATCCTGACCACCGGCCCGACCGAGGCGGCGACGATCGTCGGCGGCGCCGCGCAGAACGGGTTCAAGGGCCAGTTCATCGGCACCAGCCCGACGTGGAACCCGGCGCTGCTGAAGAGCCCGGCCGCGCCCGCGCTGACCGCGTTGTACCGGCAGTCCGGGCCGTGGGCGCCGTACGGCGCGGACACGCCGGGGCACAAGGCGCTCGCCGAGTCGATCGACCAGGCGATGTTCAAGGCGGCCCCGAACGACGGGTACACGGCCGGCTGGGTCTGGTCGTACCCGCTGAAGGCCGCGCTGCAGAAGGCGGTCGACGCCAAGGACCTCACCCGCGCCGGGCTGCTGAACGCGGTGAAGTCGCTGGAGACGGTCGACTACGAGGGGATGCTGCCGGCCGAGGCCGGACGTTTCTCGGGTGAGCCGAACGAGCGGGTCTTCCGCGGCAGCATCATCTCCAAGGTGGACCCGTCGGCGCCGACCGGCGTGACCGTCGAGCGGAACTTCTTCACCGGTAAGACTGCCCAGGCCCACGAGTTCACCAAGCCCTGCTACCAGTAA
- a CDS encoding ABC transporter ATP-binding protein produces MTATEVRQSEDVQEGSPVLTFEDVVLAFDGVTALNGVSFTVNPGELFAVIGPNGAGKTSIFNVLSGVYRPQQGTVRFGDQDLLGRRPHAIARLGIARTFQNIELFSNLTVLDNLMLGRHHHHPYGVLAAFAWLGKARRNEWANRLAVEEIVDFLELAQWRRLPVGLLPYGVQKRVELGRALASEPKLLLLDEPVAGMNLEETEDMARFILDIRDELGLPMIMVEHDMGLVMDLADRIMVIDFGKPIRTGTPSEVATDPEVVRAYLGEEHKVDRS; encoded by the coding sequence ATGACCGCGACCGAGGTACGGCAGAGCGAGGATGTCCAGGAAGGGTCGCCGGTGCTGACCTTCGAGGACGTGGTGCTCGCGTTCGACGGGGTGACCGCGCTCAACGGGGTGAGCTTCACCGTGAACCCCGGCGAACTCTTCGCGGTGATCGGGCCGAACGGCGCCGGCAAGACGTCGATCTTCAACGTGCTGTCCGGCGTCTACCGGCCGCAGCAGGGAACGGTTCGGTTCGGCGACCAGGACCTGCTCGGCCGCCGCCCGCACGCGATCGCCCGGCTCGGCATCGCCCGGACCTTCCAGAACATCGAGCTGTTCTCGAACCTGACCGTGCTCGACAACCTGATGCTCGGCCGCCACCACCATCACCCGTACGGCGTCCTCGCCGCGTTCGCGTGGCTCGGCAAGGCCCGCCGCAACGAGTGGGCGAACCGGCTCGCGGTCGAGGAGATCGTCGACTTCCTGGAACTCGCGCAGTGGCGCCGGCTTCCGGTCGGACTGCTCCCGTACGGCGTCCAGAAGCGGGTCGAGCTCGGCCGGGCGCTCGCGTCGGAGCCGAAGCTCCTGCTGCTGGACGAGCCGGTCGCCGGGATGAACCTGGAGGAGACCGAGGACATGGCCCGGTTCATCCTCGACATCCGCGACGAGCTCGGGCTGCCGATGATCATGGTCGAGCACGACATGGGCCTGGTGATGGACCTGGCCGACCGGATCATGGTGATCGACTTCGGCAAGCCGATCCGCACCGGAACGCCGTCCGAGGTCGCCACCGACCCCGAGGTCGTCCGCGCCTACCTCGGCGAGGAACACAAGGTGGACCGGTCATGA